From a single Verrucomicrobiia bacterium genomic region:
- a CDS encoding NADPH-dependent assimilatory sulfite reductase hemoprotein subunit: MITETPAKLTHNESIKEAIPTLAGTIAATISDPAADHFSDDDNQFLKFHGSYQQDDRDLRKTGKKYIMMVRGRIPGGVMTSSQWRVFDDLATTYGNNTLRITTRQSIQFHGILKSGLRPVVKAINESLLSTLAACGDVNRNVLAPPTPAYTKAREQVFQDCHRVAMELAPKTTAYHSIWIDGEQLDLNSETSRGFVDPLYGKTYLPRKFKAAFVIPPVNDVDILTNDIGFIAIVENDQLLGYNVVVGGGMGRSHGNEATYPRLADVIGFVTPEQVIPVAKAVLTIHRDFGDRTDRKHARLKYVVAERGAEWVRMEVEKRAGFELQAARAYEFTTTSDLYGWNKAVDGTWFLTLYVETGRVKDSVGHNMKSALRAVADQFPHVEFRLSTNQNILLTRIPDADKDAINALLGTHGIRTDNQATVLHAASMACPALPTCGLALAESERMLPSLINRIEKLCAEVGIAGEEIIIRSTGCPNGCARPYMAEIAFVGKAPGRYQLWLGGDVAGTRLNRIWKDVVKDPEIEAELRPVLERFVAERNPGERFGDWCDRTLFTHAVSVS, encoded by the coding sequence GTGATTACGGAAACACCAGCGAAACTGACGCATAACGAATCGATCAAGGAGGCGATCCCTACGCTTGCCGGCACGATTGCAGCCACTATATCGGATCCGGCGGCGGATCACTTCTCGGACGACGACAATCAGTTTCTGAAGTTTCACGGATCCTACCAACAGGACGATCGCGACCTTCGCAAGACGGGCAAGAAATACATTATGATGGTCCGCGGCCGCATTCCCGGCGGCGTGATGACATCCTCCCAGTGGCGGGTCTTCGACGATCTAGCGACCACGTACGGCAACAACACATTGCGCATCACGACGCGGCAAAGCATCCAGTTCCACGGCATCTTGAAATCCGGACTTCGCCCCGTGGTGAAGGCCATCAATGAGTCGCTGCTGTCCACGCTCGCGGCCTGCGGTGACGTCAACCGCAATGTGCTGGCACCGCCTACACCCGCTTACACGAAAGCGCGTGAACAGGTATTCCAGGATTGCCACCGCGTTGCAATGGAGCTGGCGCCCAAGACCACGGCGTATCATTCCATTTGGATCGATGGAGAGCAGCTCGACCTGAATTCCGAAACCAGTCGGGGTTTTGTCGATCCCCTTTATGGGAAAACCTATTTGCCGCGGAAGTTCAAGGCCGCGTTTGTCATTCCGCCGGTCAACGATGTCGACATCCTGACCAACGATATCGGATTCATCGCAATTGTGGAGAATGACCAGTTGCTCGGCTACAACGTCGTTGTTGGCGGCGGCATGGGCCGAAGCCATGGCAACGAAGCCACGTATCCGCGGCTCGCCGACGTCATTGGTTTTGTCACGCCTGAACAGGTGATTCCTGTCGCGAAGGCAGTACTTACGATTCACCGCGACTTTGGCGATCGCACGGACCGCAAGCACGCGCGTCTGAAATACGTAGTCGCCGAACGCGGTGCTGAGTGGGTGCGCATGGAAGTGGAAAAGCGCGCGGGATTCGAACTGCAAGCCGCCCGCGCTTACGAATTCACCACGACCAGCGATCTTTATGGCTGGAACAAGGCCGTGGATGGCACCTGGTTTCTCACGCTGTATGTCGAGACCGGCCGCGTGAAGGACAGCGTCGGGCATAACATGAAATCGGCTCTGCGCGCCGTCGCGGACCAGTTCCCGCATGTGGAATTTCGCCTGTCAACCAACCAGAATATTCTGCTGACGCGAATTCCTGATGCCGACAAGGACGCAATCAATGCCTTGCTGGGAACTCACGGGATCAGGACCGACAATCAGGCGACCGTGCTGCACGCGGCTTCCATGGCGTGCCCTGCCCTGCCCACGTGCGGATTGGCCCTTGCCGAATCGGAGCGCATGCTGCCTTCGCTGATTAATCGCATTGAAAAACTCTGCGCTGAAGTTGGCATCGCGGGCGAGGAAATCATCATTCGCTCCACGGGCTGCCCCAACGGTTGCGCGCGTCCTTACATGGCCGAAATCGCTTTCGTTGGAAAGGCGCCTGGACGTTATCAACTCTGGCTTGGCGGCGACGTTGCAGGCACGCGGCTCAATCGAATCTGGAAGGATGTGGTCAAGGATCCTGAAATCGAGGCTGAACTGCGCCCCGTCCTGGAACGGTTTGTTGCGGAACGAAATCCCGGCGAACGGTTTGGCGACTGGTGCGATCGCACGCTGTTCACCCACGCGGTGAGCGTGAGCTGA
- a CDS encoding phosphoadenosine phosphosulfate reductase family protein — protein sequence MTSQQIAQANAELQDKSPLEIVRWAISQSNGNAIVSTNFRPYEAVVLHLCVQVQPTIPVLWVDHGYNRPATYKHAEALRQQLKLNLKPYLPKLTPAHRDAIHGEIPSPEDEEGLKQFSALMKLEPFQRGMRELAPKVWITALRKVQNPNRAGLDIVSQDSNFGALKVSPVFHWTDAQMETYLKEHQLPNEWDYFDPAKADEKRECGLHAAWGAAAVKA from the coding sequence ATGACTTCTCAACAGATCGCGCAGGCGAATGCTGAATTGCAGGACAAGTCGCCGCTGGAAATTGTCCGCTGGGCAATTTCCCAATCGAACGGCAACGCAATCGTCTCCACGAACTTCCGCCCTTACGAAGCCGTCGTTCTCCACCTGTGTGTTCAGGTGCAGCCCACCATTCCAGTCCTGTGGGTCGATCACGGCTACAATCGTCCCGCCACCTACAAGCACGCTGAAGCCTTGCGCCAGCAGCTCAAACTGAACTTAAAACCGTATCTGCCGAAGCTCACGCCCGCGCATCGCGACGCCATTCACGGCGAGATTCCTTCGCCGGAAGACGAGGAAGGCTTGAAGCAATTCAGCGCGTTGATGAAGCTTGAACCCTTTCAGCGCGGCATGCGTGAACTGGCGCCGAAAGTTTGGATCACCGCATTGCGCAAAGTTCAGAACCCCAACCGCGCAGGGCTTGACATTGTTTCACAGGATTCCAATTTCGGTGCATTGAAGGTGAGCCCCGTCTTCCACTGGACCGATGCGCAGATGGAAACCTACCTGAAGGAACACCAGCTCCCCAACGAGTGGGATTATTTCGACCCGGCAAAAGCCGATGAAAAACGGGAGTGCGGCCTGCACGCCGCCTGGGGTGCCGCTGCGGTGAAAGCGTGA